The Dioscorea cayenensis subsp. rotundata cultivar TDr96_F1 chromosome 16, TDr96_F1_v2_PseudoChromosome.rev07_lg8_w22 25.fasta, whole genome shotgun sequence sequence ggcATTACGAGCCATTCAAAATGTCctaaaggacaagtaaatgcAGTCCATTCTATACTAGAAGGATCCATTTTATCTGGAATATCATAAGCATCTTCTATAGTGttatcatttagtcttctataatctaTCACCATTCTACTTTTTCCTCTAATTTGCTCACTGTGTTTGTTAACAATGAAGGCTGGACTTCTATGTCTACTAGTACTTCTTCTTATTACACCTAGTTTTAATAAGTCATTTATATGCATTTTATATTCTTGGATGTTTTCATTAGTGgattctatctttttattttggattctAAAATCTGGGTCTTTTAATTCATCAAATAAGCTACATTTACTAAATtctaaaagagtttcatgagtttTTTCTTGATGTTTGGGAGAAGTtagattttttggatttttgcaaTTTTCACAGCAGGATTGGTTTTTTGCATCAAAATATTCTGAAGCATATGATAATAAAGGTACTCCTATAAAACTAATTCCAGAGGAGGTTATAGTGCATCCatggaaaaaattaattatggtATTATTTTGCTTTATTATTTCCTGATCTGCTATACCAGAGGCTATATATGAACTTAAACCTTTACTACCACTAGGTTGATATATCTTAGTTTCTTCTAGAGCTTTTAAATAGGATTCTTTACCAAAACTTCCCATCATGTAATACTTAAGTGTTTTAATTCTTCTagtaatttttctatattttggtATTGATTTATGATCTGTTTATATTCATTATGTATAATTCCTACATTATGAGTAATATTTAAGATTTCTAATTTATGGAATAATtctataactttattattttgatttttaatataatcattattTACTAGTAAATCTTGGATTTTTGGAATTAATTTCTTATTCATATTGTCTATTTTATGTTCTAGCATACCTAAACTTTGTCCTTGAGAAATTATCATATCTATAATGCTATTTTGACAGGAATTATTACCATGCATTTCATGagtaaaattatttggaaaataacattttagtataaaatcttctttttctactATCTTCTTTGTTGTAAAAGGGAGAGCTAAGTCTAGATATCTTATATCCATTTAGATGAAGCAGGCATTAATACTATTATATTCAGAGGTTAAATTATCTTTCATATTGGCTAGTGTTTCAAATCTAATTCTATGTTCTTCTGGGAgataaagttttctttttatctatttaatatCTACgaagttgttttaaaaataatgccTTCCTGCTTTTTattatatctttctttcttatattatttttagtaatataaGGTTCTAATGGtgttaatatattttctattcgaGTTAAAGCTATTTCTAATTCTACTATTGTATTTACTGGTAGTTCAATGAGATATTCCatggctctgataccaatttACTGGAAGACCAGTTCTACCGACCTAAGGTCAATGAAATACCATAGATGGGGAGCCTAGGATCATTCTAAACTATAATAgtggaaaatacaaagaaaaatgaCCTACTCATAGTATAGATCAAGAGGTATTAGCAGTTTGTTATGCATTAGATAGCTTTAGgttatttcttataaataaaaaaaatttctagtaAGAACAGATTGTGAGGCCATAGTAAAATtttttgagaataaaaatagcaaaagaaTTAGTCAGAGAAGATGGCTAGCTTTTAAAGATAGAATtctaaatgaaaattataaaattatttttgagcaTATAAAAGGGAAAGATAATGATCTTGCAGATAGACTTTCCAGACTAATGTTTCTCCAACAAATATCTGAAAAGCCTCCTTAAAACTTATTTGTAAGTATAAAACCTTTATTTGTCCATACGCTTAGTAAAAGGTGGGGATTACCAAACAAGTAAGCTCCTCTGTACCTTTACTAATGTGGGAGTAAAGCTACATTACCAAACCTTAGCTAGTTCATACGCTTAGCTGTAATGGGGATTATAAAACCAATAAGTTCCTCTGAGTTATATGCTAATGTGATAGCTAAGCTTCCTTTCCCAACATTTTAGATTCTTTTCTTCAATCTCTAATTATTACTTTACTTTTACAGGAAATGGAGCATGCTCTCAGTAAAAGCAACACCTTTCCGCTTTCAAAGcaacaatttctcaaacatCCCTATACAGGCTTTAATAATTATCCTTTAGATTCCCCATTTTCTTTCCATATTCCCCCTCACCTGTCACTAGATCCTCAAGAAAGAAATTATAGATGGTATTTCTTTTTAGGTTTATAATTattctttctaaattttttcGCATCATTAGAGTCATATCTTTGGGGGGGTGTATATATGTTTACAGAAACTATATTCACCTTTCCCTTTAAATTGTTTAGTTATTTGAATTTCAGTATATTTTTCTACTAATTGTTCTATAATGAACTTTATCCTGGTTGAAATATTATCTAATTGAGGTAAGACTGGGgtctctttatattttttatggattattGTTCCTAATGGCTCAGGTAATTTCATAAACAATTTATCTCCTATTGTTTTGTCATAGAAACATCCAGCTAAACAACTATAATACATAAAATCTAATAAGAATGGTTTAATAAAGgcccaattttttatttgtatttgttctaattttttaatagctTCTACCTGCTGTCTTCCATAGTTTGCATGTGTTTTTTGTTTACTGTTCCAAGAGCATAAGCTCTCCATCTTCTGAGGCGCTCTTCCGTAGGGAGTTCAATATGATTTGATAGGAAAGAATGGTGGTCCCATTGGTAAGTAGTAGGGCTTCCATGGCGGACCATGTCGATTTGGACATAATGTTGGGTGTAAACTGGGTATCCTCGGTATGAAGGAGGAACACTGAAAATTTCCAACACGACAAAATGTCTTGGATAATAATTCATCATAGAGGAGATAATCTTCTTAAGTCTTTCAGGAAATTGGGGTAAAATCTTCATCTGTTCTTCCTTGGTGATAATAAGTTTTTTCAACAATCCGAGCTCAAAAAGTTGTTGAATAGTAAAGTCAGTAAGAGTTCCATTCCATTCAACAAGACTAATAGTAGCTTGAATTATAGAAAACCCTTCTTGGCATATGCAAGCTTGGATTCCTGAATGATGATGTCCTCTGAATTTAAGCATGTAGAAACTAAGCCCATCAATTTGTAGAGGAGAAGTCGCCATTGTTTCTAAGAGTTGTACCATTTGGATCAATTGTTGATGCTTTTCTTGATAAACTATTCTCATAATTTCTTTTTGGAGAGGGGAAAGTTGTGGAGGAAACTTTTCAAAAACTTGAACTTTCTTTTTCATCTCTTGTTCCCACTCTTCTTTGAGTAATGctttctcatttttctcttgTTCATACTTAGTCTTTACCTGTTCTAGTTGTTGCTTAAGATCGAGTACTTCACCAGAAaggattttgtttgtttgctgaAGCTCTAAGAAAGCATCTAGAGATTTTGGTGTAAAGGAGGGTTCATTTAACTGGATCCTAAGGTTTTTATTGTGGAGATAATCACTAAAAGCTGTGAGGATTTTTGGAAAATGTGGATTACGGTTATTCGCCCAAATATTATCAATTGCTTTCTAGGAAACGggattaaaatttgaaataaaaatttataaagagatttttttaaaataaaataaatgagatatttttaaggaaaaattacttataagtcATGTTTCTATAAAAGTTTACTTAAAAACCTATTTCAGTTTTCGATTTGACATTTTCGTGTTTTTCATGTATACCAGTATAAGTATGTACATTTtcgtttaatatttaaaatatttaatatttatttattttatttaatattatatatttcagCAACGCCAATTACTTACTTTTTATAACCAAAAGTAcgatgtaaaaacaaagaaaaaaatcttcaatGTATACCcaaactcaaaaatatatatatatatatatatatatatagccaaaattcaaaagaagtatttattcattatttatatttttaataaatactatCACATAAACAAACAccaagagagagatagagagagagagagagagagagaaagagtgtgTGACCGCCAACTCCAAGagataaacaaaagaacaatCCAAAGCCACAACCACGCCCTTCTCTAAATCCCAAATCCATAAAACAATGAGCAGCAGCAGCCACACCGACGCCGAGACGATGGCCTCCCAAATCCTCGACCAAATCCGATCCATCTTCAtcccctcctcctcttcctcttcctcttcctttcCACCGCCCATCGACGTCCTCCTCTCCGAGATCTCCCTCGccgcctcctcctcctcctcctcggcCCGGATCTTCGTCCATGGCGTCGGCCGTGAGGGCCTCATGCTCCGCGCCCTCTGCATGCGTCTCTACCACCTCGGCCTCTCCGCCCACCCAATCGGCGACGTCACAACCCCTCCCGCCTCCCCCGGCGACCTCCTCATCGCCTCCGCTGGCCCTGGCGGCTTCTCCACCGTCGATGCCATTTGCCACGTGGCCAGATCCGCCGGAGCCCGAGTTGTTCTCATCACTGCCAGGCCGGAATCCGAGAGCGAGGCTCGCCGGTGCGCCGACGCCATCGCGTATCTCCCCGCGAGGACGATGGCTGATGATGAAGAGAAGGAGGGTGGATCCGGTGCTCCGCTGGCGGTGAGGTTACCGATGGGTAGTTTATACGAAGGGGCTTTGTTTGTGTTGTTTGAGATGCTTGTGTTGAGGCTTGCTGAGGTTTTGGGCCAAAGCCCGGCCCAACTTCGCTCTCGCCACACCAATCTTGAATAGTTATCTCTTTTGGATTTTGGCCCATGGGCCTATTTGTATTATaatggtttggtttgtggtatgttaaaagattttattattattattattattattattattattattattattcggAATATGAAAATCCTGTTTGTGTATGATGATGTGTGAATAtaacaattttcatatttattatttatctttgtaaattttttaaatttttcatatttatttttgacacaaaaagCTCAACAGTGGCCAAgcaactcaataaaaacaaaggttataaaaaaatataggaaattttatatttgtttattttattattatcttatattaaaaaaaatctatattaagATATTTTAGTCATTTATATTAGCcaagatatttttataaaatatcagaCAAGTATTAAATGTTCATAAATCAACACAACAGTAAACTCACATCATAAACATCAATATCctgaatttaaaaaacaaaacaatcatattttattaaacaaaacagaaaacataaattatgccataaactaatttaatctaatatattcttttttttattaaacaaaaaaaaaaaaactctaatagtATTCCTTTGTCCCACCCTTGGCCTTATGTGTGTTTTCCAATGCCAAAAACAGAAAGAGAGACAGCATGTGGAAGCTTTTGAGTTGCTTCTTATCTTTCCAAAGACACTCATTGACTTTGCATGAGATGCTCACTTTCATTGAATCATTGAacttttagttttattattatctttttaacattgcttattaatattttaaaaaataacatagtgaGAGCGATgtattatgtaattaaaaaaacttattaatatttttaaaaaaaataatatacttaCAAGGAATGTCTGGTTGaatattatttggaatattATCATTGTCTTAAATTTTCAAGTGTTTATTTAAAGagagaaatatttaaataaagagattgttaattgttattttatttactgtATAAATTAAATGAAGTGATTTCTACTctaaattactttttttatttatttatttttattttgaaagttGAAATCTTGGCGCAATGAAGTTCTTTAAATGAAGCGACAAATGTTTCAATTAATGATATTCTTataatatgcatataaaaataattataaaatttttcaataaagaaaatagaatatGTGTTAAACActcaacaaaaatttataaagatttttttttccttttttttctttttaaaaattcagaCACACACTTAAAACTATGAATacacataaatttaaacaaatgaaataaagaaaataaaaagaacaaataaaaatggGAAAATTTTCTGCGAAAAAAAAAACTGGGATTCTGGGAACTAGAAAGATGaaagttaaatattaatttatatacaatGATATAAAAAGACATGGCCTTCAACCCTTCATTTTGGACTCATTTGGTGCTCTCTTGATGAGATAATATTAAAGGTTCCTATTTCTCCTCCAATTCTTGTTCTTCCCTTCAACTCCATCCCTCATTGATCCTTCAAGCTCAGGCACCACCttcatgtttatattattaattttaaaacaatttaattatttttttataatatatatatatatatatataattatgatttattcaattaaaCTATATAATCATGCAAGTTTttgaaatccataaaaaaaaattacaacaatttgttgtttttaattcaaaattactTGAGGGActatttgataataaaatactaattggttcaaataaaaaaatgttcacAAACTACTAAATAAGTTGCCCAGAATTCATGAACTTTTTCAACAATTTCtactttttccccctttttttgttatttatatttttttatacaatggTAAGGAATTTACAAACCTGGTCCTCCAAATCAGACCGTTTTACTGGCCTTCTTCCAGATCCAGCCCTGCGGCTTGCGTTCCCCATTGCACCATTTTCttgataaagaaaatcaaacaatttaaaatataaataaaacactcagacctttttttaattgataatagagagttaatttgatttaaaagtttaaatgtaggccaattttttatttttttaatatatatatatatatatatgccaaagGTTTCACAGGCCAGCAGTATTCGCCCActgtgaaaaatattaatattgggATTTAAGagctaaaatttaaattctattaaACATTgtgtaataactaataattagtCTTCGATTGTAAGTGTAGACTTACAGTCCAACATTATGTTTTTAGGTGAGGACACATAAACTCAATGATCAAatttctgatttatgcacatGCTTTTTATTCTATATGTACTTATCacatttgtcaaatatatatatatatatatatttattgagaaAGAATTAAGGAAAAAGTTTTTGTTACATATGATCCccaattttttttggtatttaacTAAAACACACCTacaaaatactttaaaaaataaaaaaaataaaaaaaataaaaaaaatatacacctacaaaataaaatatccaaTGATACTTCTAGAAAAACTTCTTTACTCTAATGACGTGCAGTATGCGTTATCTAAGCCAaacataaatgtatatatataatatcttgattgaaaaataacttAAGTTTAATTTATAGACATTCTTCTCAATTAGTGAGACATTAATGAACACAAacatacatgtgtatatatatatttaccacTTTCACAACAGTTATTCTTATCTATTGTTACTACGTTGGTgggtgatttatctattttattaatatatatatatattaaattatttaataaattatatacttTAATTTCAATTTCTCATCATCTCAAGTTTCAGATTCATTGTAAACATGCATCATAAATCCAAtccaaaaaacaacaaaacataattCAGACATCacaggccaaaaaaaaaaacaaaaaaacaaattaaagctttaatattattcaaaacaatttaattaatcagtaatattttcttgttatttcctaatttatttttttctttttatacacataatttaattttccaaaatattttttcataatataatataatataaatgaccaaaacaaaaaatttagttgATGGTTTTCCGGCAAAAGACAAACAACTCACCGTTGATATTCAAAGGTGCGGATCCCGAGGTACGATGAGCCCGAATCGTACGGCTCCGGCTAAAGCCGGACTCTGCCGTGCTTTCAAGGAGGTGCCTCTCCGCCGGATCACGCCGGCCACCGGCGGCTTCGCCGGAGCCGATCATTGCTCTGATGAAGCTCTCCTCCATGCGATTCAAGAACGAAGCATGCCTCTCATCCGTCCAAACCCCTCCTGAGCCGTCGATCTCCACTCCCTCACAATGATCCATCGGTTTCAACGGTCCAGATTTGCCCTCCAAACTCACCGGTTCTGAACATCCCCCAAAACACacaccctctttttttttttatataccatCACACTTTGATAAATATCTGGGCCTGATTCGCCACGTCAGctttagatattttttattttttttatttttatttgtattttacttttgcCCTTTTTATGGTAAAATTACTTTAAGGTCCTAAaaagttttttg is a genomic window containing:
- the LOC120279370 gene encoding 3-hexulose-6-phosphate isomerase-like gives rise to the protein MSSSSHTDAETMASQILDQIRSIFIPSSSSSSSSFPPPIDVLLSEISLAASSSSSSARIFVHGVGREGLMLRALCMRLYHLGLSAHPIGDVTTPPASPGDLLIASAGPGGFSTVDAICHVARSAGARVVLITARPESESEARRCADAIAYLPARTMADDEEKEGGSGAPLAVRLPMGSLYEGALFVLFEMLVLRLAEVLGQSPAQLRSRHTNLE
- the LOC120279492 gene encoding uncharacterized protein LOC120279492: MDHCEGVEIDGSGGVWTDERHASFLNRMEESFIRAMIGSGEAAGGRRDPAERHLLESTAESGFSRSRTIRAHRTSGSAPLNINENGAMGNASRRAGSGRRPVKRSDLEDQVVPELEGSMRDGVEGKNKNWRRNRNL